Proteins encoded within one genomic window of Cryptosporangium aurantiacum:
- the modB gene encoding molybdate ABC transporter permease subunit, giving the protein MRRAPAPLFVPALVAVVFLTLPLLGLLVRAPWTGLPELLTDPLVREALRLSVVSAVLATALSLVFGVPLAWVLARTEFPGKALVRALVTVPLVLPPVVGGVALLLAFGRRGIIGRYLDSWFDYTIPFTTTAVVLAETFVAMPFLVLTVEGALRAADRRFEEASATLGADRWTTFRRVTLPLVAPSVLAGAVLCWARALGEFGATITFAGNYPGTTQTMPLAVYLALESDPEAAIALSLVLLAVSVVILAALRDRVVRSP; this is encoded by the coding sequence GTGAGACGCGCGCCCGCACCGCTCTTCGTCCCGGCTCTCGTGGCGGTGGTGTTCCTGACGCTGCCGCTGCTCGGCCTGCTGGTGCGGGCCCCCTGGACCGGGCTGCCGGAGCTGCTCACCGATCCGCTGGTCCGTGAGGCGCTGCGGCTGTCGGTGGTCAGCGCGGTGCTCGCGACAGCGCTGTCGCTGGTGTTCGGTGTGCCGCTGGCCTGGGTGCTGGCGCGCACCGAGTTCCCCGGCAAGGCCCTGGTTCGTGCGCTGGTGACCGTTCCGCTGGTGCTGCCGCCGGTTGTCGGTGGTGTGGCGCTGCTGCTCGCCTTCGGCAGGCGGGGCATCATCGGGCGCTACCTGGACAGCTGGTTCGACTACACGATCCCGTTCACCACCACCGCGGTGGTGCTGGCGGAGACGTTCGTCGCGATGCCGTTCCTGGTGCTGACCGTCGAGGGCGCGCTGCGCGCCGCCGACCGCCGGTTCGAGGAAGCGTCGGCCACGCTCGGCGCCGACCGCTGGACGACGTTCCGCCGAGTCACGCTGCCGCTGGTCGCCCCGTCGGTGCTGGCGGGTGCGGTGCTCTGCTGGGCTCGGGCACTCGGCGAGTTCGGCGCCACGATCACGTTCGCCGGCAACTATCCCGGCACCACGCAGACGATGCCGCTGGCGGTGTACCTGGCGCTGGAGAGCGATCCCGAGGCCGCGATCGCGCTCTCGCTGGTGCTGCTCGCGGTCTCGGTCGTGATCCTCGCGGCGCTGCGCGACCGCGTGGTGCGGTCGCCATGA
- a CDS encoding ABC transporter ATP-binding protein, which produces MSLDAHIRVDRGTFTLDATVQAAPGQVLGVIGPNGAGKTTLLRALAGLTPLSGGRIELDGRRLDDVPVEKRRVGVVFQDYLLFPHLSALDNVAYGLRARGRRKAAARDAAREWLDRVGLSEHAGKRPGQLSGGQAQRVALARALVIEPDLLLLDEPLSALDAGTRLRLRTDLRTHLTSYGGPSLVITHDPVEAMILADRLVVLEGGRIVQKGTAAEVTRRPATDYVARLVGLNLYRGDAADGRVTLEGGGTFVISDRALDGAVHVAVRPSEIALYRDEPTGGSPRNTWRGQIVGIEALGDRIRVAVDGEPPALVDLTPDAVADLDLTAGADVWLSAKASALTAYGS; this is translated from the coding sequence ATGAGCCTCGACGCCCACATCCGGGTCGACCGCGGCACGTTCACCCTGGACGCCACCGTGCAGGCGGCACCGGGGCAGGTGCTCGGTGTGATCGGCCCCAACGGCGCCGGCAAGACGACGCTGCTGCGCGCACTCGCCGGGCTGACGCCGCTCTCCGGAGGGCGGATCGAGCTCGACGGGCGACGGCTGGACGACGTACCGGTAGAGAAGCGTCGCGTCGGCGTCGTCTTCCAGGACTACCTGCTGTTCCCGCACCTGTCCGCGCTGGACAACGTCGCCTACGGCCTTCGGGCTCGTGGGCGCCGCAAGGCGGCCGCCCGGGACGCCGCCCGCGAATGGCTCGACCGGGTCGGGCTCTCCGAGCACGCGGGCAAACGGCCGGGGCAGCTCTCCGGCGGGCAGGCGCAGCGGGTCGCGCTGGCGCGGGCGCTGGTGATCGAGCCGGATCTGCTGCTGCTGGACGAGCCGCTCTCCGCGCTGGACGCCGGTACCCGGCTGCGGCTGCGAACCGATCTGCGGACGCACCTGACGTCCTACGGGGGCCCTTCGCTGGTGATCACGCACGATCCGGTGGAGGCGATGATCCTCGCCGATCGGCTCGTGGTGCTGGAGGGCGGGCGGATCGTCCAGAAGGGCACCGCCGCAGAGGTCACGCGCCGGCCCGCGACCGACTACGTCGCCCGGCTCGTCGGCCTCAACCTGTACCGGGGCGACGCCGCGGACGGACGGGTGACGCTGGAGGGCGGCGGCACGTTCGTGATCAGCGATCGGGCGCTCGACGGGGCGGTGCACGTGGCGGTCCGGCCGTCGGAGATCGCGCTGTACCGGGACGAGCCGACCGGCGGCAGCCCGCGGAACACCTGGCGCGGTCAGATCGTCGGTATCGAGGCGCTGGGCGACCGGATCCGGGTGGCGGTGGACGGCGAGCCGCCGGCTCTCGTCGACCTGACCCCGGACGCGGTCGCGGACCTGGACCTGACCGCGGGGGCGGACGTCTGGCTCAGCGCCAAGGCGTCCGCCCTCACGGCTTACGGTTCCTAG
- a CDS encoding TauD/TfdA family dioxygenase: MTVTTDLSPVTGPAAWRGDQLQNEKSWIYQLNEAEIAELEAVGRKFVEDDPDLRRVTRDDYPLPVCAQAIEQWANDMDRGRGFVLIRGLKTELYSDALSGAIFYLTGLHLGVPMKQNEMADLIDHVIATSTKTMDDPSALSSRVADKLVFHSDSSDAVALFCLRPAKEGGASSLVSGAQIYNEILQRRPDLAPLLHEPFYFDWYKQDHDAPAKTYTSPIVSLKDGVFSMYAGSTYIFTAQDYPETPRLTPQQIEVVKLFDEITYEPGMALDMDFQPGDIQWVSNYAALHSRTAFIDWPQYGRKRHLLRLWLKRDSDRPLVDKFGKHVVKSREEDREDTSGVEDVGQFSVKTAVVPRMDWGL; this comes from the coding sequence ATGACCGTCACCACTGACCTGTCCCCGGTCACCGGGCCGGCGGCCTGGCGGGGCGACCAGCTCCAGAACGAGAAGTCCTGGATCTACCAGCTGAACGAGGCGGAGATCGCCGAGCTCGAGGCGGTCGGCCGCAAGTTCGTCGAGGACGACCCCGATCTGCGCCGGGTGACCCGCGACGACTACCCGCTCCCGGTCTGCGCGCAGGCCATCGAGCAGTGGGCCAACGACATGGACCGCGGTCGCGGCTTCGTGCTGATCCGTGGGCTCAAGACCGAGCTCTACTCGGACGCGCTGTCCGGTGCGATCTTCTACCTCACCGGCCTCCACCTCGGCGTCCCGATGAAGCAGAACGAGATGGCCGACCTGATCGACCACGTCATCGCCACCTCGACGAAGACGATGGACGACCCGAGCGCACTGTCGTCCCGGGTCGCCGACAAGCTGGTCTTCCACTCGGACAGCTCGGACGCGGTGGCGCTGTTCTGCCTCCGCCCGGCCAAGGAGGGTGGCGCGTCCAGCCTCGTCTCGGGTGCCCAGATCTACAACGAGATCCTCCAGCGTCGTCCGGACCTGGCTCCGCTGCTGCACGAGCCGTTCTACTTCGACTGGTACAAGCAGGACCACGACGCCCCGGCGAAGACCTACACGTCGCCGATCGTGAGCCTCAAGGACGGCGTGTTCAGCATGTACGCCGGCTCGACGTACATCTTCACCGCGCAGGACTACCCGGAGACGCCGCGGCTGACGCCGCAGCAGATCGAGGTCGTCAAGCTGTTCGACGAGATCACCTACGAGCCGGGCATGGCGCTGGACATGGACTTCCAGCCCGGTGACATCCAGTGGGTCTCGAACTACGCCGCTCTGCACTCGCGGACCGCGTTCATCGACTGGCCGCAGTACGGCCGTAAGCGGCACCTGCTGCGCCTCTGGCTGAAGCGGGACAGCGACCGTCCGCTCGTCGACAAGTTCGGCAAGCACGTCGTGAAGAGCCGTGAGGAGGACCGGGAGGACACCTCGGGCGTCGAGGACGTCGGCCAGTTCTCGGTCAAGACCGCGGTCGTGCCCCGGATGGACTGGGGTCTCTGA
- a CDS encoding nuclear transport factor 2 family protein encodes MGQLTTTRAVVERYLAALNAGDADAIAACVTDDFHNEHTSAAGRSLRGRAAYRDRLGGFLAEFQGLRYDVDDLLVDGDRAAVGYRMSFRLADPAGVLKPVAVRGMFWFRVSEGLIAHRRDYWDGTTVQQQLAK; translated from the coding sequence GTGGGGCAGCTGACCACCACGCGGGCGGTCGTCGAGCGATACCTCGCGGCGCTGAACGCCGGTGACGCGGACGCGATCGCGGCCTGCGTCACCGACGACTTCCACAACGAGCACACGTCCGCCGCGGGCCGCAGCCTGCGCGGGCGTGCCGCTTATCGGGACCGGCTCGGCGGCTTCCTGGCCGAGTTCCAGGGCCTGCGCTACGACGTCGACGACCTCCTGGTCGACGGCGACCGTGCCGCGGTCGGCTACCGGATGTCGTTCCGGTTGGCCGACCCGGCCGGTGTGCTCAAGCCGGTCGCGGTGCGGGGAATGTTCTGGTTCCGTGTCTCCGAAGGCCTGATCGCGCACCGCCGCGACTACTGGGACGGGACGACCGTCCAACAACAGCTCGCGAAGTGA
- a CDS encoding VOC family protein codes for MTDTKLTQARWTHVALPSGDLDKSIEFYTSLTPLVVLERFKDADGQSAWLSNDKQVETPFVLVLVDFNKDHGGQHGLLTPFAHIGIEVPNREDVDAIAAKARELGVLHWEPRQMPDPVGYICALKDPDGNVIEISHDQKVFESVRTKWGS; via the coding sequence GTGACGGACACGAAGCTGACGCAGGCGCGATGGACGCATGTCGCGCTGCCGTCCGGCGACCTCGACAAGTCGATCGAGTTCTACACCTCGTTGACCCCGCTGGTGGTGCTCGAGCGGTTCAAGGACGCCGACGGTCAGAGCGCCTGGCTGTCCAACGACAAGCAGGTCGAGACGCCGTTCGTCCTCGTGCTGGTCGACTTCAACAAGGACCACGGCGGCCAGCACGGGCTGCTGACGCCGTTCGCGCACATCGGTATCGAGGTGCCGAACCGCGAGGACGTCGACGCGATCGCCGCGAAGGCGCGCGAGCTCGGCGTCCTGCACTGGGAGCCCCGCCAGATGCCCGACCCGGTCGGCTACATCTGCGCGCTGAAGGACCCGGACGGCAACGTCATCGAGATCTCGCACGACCAGAAGGTCTTCGAGTCCGTCCGCACCAAGTGGGGCAGCTGA
- a CDS encoding aldo/keto reductase: MRTQLLGRTGLHVTPLALGTMMFGAWGNRDHDECVRIIHAALDAGINVLDAADVYAFGETEEIVGRAIKGRRDDIVLATKFCEPVGPGPVNRSGGSRRWIVRAVEDSLRRLDTDYIDVYQMHRPDPDTDLDETLGALSDLVRQGKVRTIGTSNFPAGDLVEAQWVAERRGRERFRTEQLSYSIFDRHAEADALPVAERYGLGVLVWSPLNGGWLTGKYRPGVEPPADSRAKTNGDHFDFRAEEARAAKLARIDALEAIARDAGVTLIELALGFVLAHRAVSAAIIGPRTMEQLNSQLGAADVVLSDEILDRIDAVVEPGVNLHQTGAGDRGRVLSDARLRRR, translated from the coding sequence ATGCGTACCCAACTGCTCGGCCGTACCGGCTTACACGTCACGCCGCTGGCTCTCGGCACGATGATGTTCGGCGCCTGGGGCAACCGCGATCACGACGAGTGCGTCCGGATCATCCACGCGGCGCTGGACGCCGGGATCAACGTCCTGGACGCCGCCGACGTCTACGCGTTCGGCGAGACCGAGGAGATCGTCGGGCGGGCGATCAAGGGCCGCCGGGACGACATCGTGCTGGCCACGAAGTTCTGCGAGCCGGTCGGGCCGGGTCCGGTGAACCGCTCCGGTGGTAGCCGCCGCTGGATCGTGCGCGCGGTGGAGGACTCGCTGCGGCGCCTGGACACCGACTACATCGACGTCTACCAGATGCACCGCCCGGACCCGGACACCGACCTCGACGAGACGCTCGGCGCGCTCTCCGACCTGGTGCGGCAGGGCAAGGTGCGGACGATCGGCACGTCGAACTTCCCCGCCGGTGACCTGGTCGAGGCGCAGTGGGTCGCCGAGCGGCGCGGCCGCGAGCGCTTCCGCACCGAGCAGCTGAGCTACTCGATCTTCGATCGGCACGCCGAGGCGGACGCGCTGCCGGTGGCCGAGCGGTACGGCCTGGGCGTGCTGGTGTGGAGCCCGCTCAACGGCGGCTGGCTCACCGGGAAGTACCGGCCGGGCGTCGAGCCGCCCGCCGACTCGCGGGCGAAGACCAACGGCGACCACTTCGACTTCCGTGCCGAGGAGGCGCGGGCGGCGAAGCTCGCGCGCATCGACGCGCTGGAGGCGATCGCGCGGGACGCCGGCGTGACGCTGATCGAGCTGGCGCTCGGGTTCGTGCTCGCACACCGGGCGGTCAGCGCCGCGATCATCGGTCCGCGCACGATGGAGCAGCTGAACTCGCAGCTCGGCGCCGCGGACGTGGTGCTGTCCGACGAGATCCTGGACCGGATCGACGCGGTGGTGGAGCCGGGCGTCAACCTGCATCAGACCGGCGCCGGTGACCGCGGCCGGGTCCTGAGCGACGCGCGCCTCCGCCGCCGCTGA
- a CDS encoding FGGY-family carbohydrate kinase, protein MSVVVGLHLGSDSARALALGPDGEIVAHAYAPYPGAVGWPAGYADPAGWLSGVTAALEAILADLPSDRPCAAISLGGQSPTTVPANGGLAVTYRHPAGATGTPAEQHAAQLSVLSEESGGDVDPLQVYDWLSVRLGADPVQSRWPGDPELPGYGPVVPTGTPIGRTSGSHGLPAGIPLVAGAQDAYLAFWAGAMDRPGRGMDPGGRTGGLAVVVADGQRLPGMYTLTSAVTGLDILGGPVSGHGLMLEWLRTITGCGIPELIELASTVPAGADGVLVLPYLEGARAPRWNRQLRAEIVGLGSDAGRPQLARAVLEATAYGLAHVAEGLAAGGVTLTTLVAAGSPARSPLWNLIKASVLEVPVEVPDETDLAAYGAALSAGAGAGWWPGPGASATHTWPRPTVTIVDPEPQPAYQEGYQRFLELGATSESRK, encoded by the coding sequence ATGAGCGTTGTAGTGGGCCTGCACCTCGGCAGCGACTCGGCGCGGGCGCTCGCGCTCGGCCCCGACGGGGAGATCGTCGCTCACGCGTACGCGCCCTACCCCGGCGCCGTCGGCTGGCCCGCCGGGTACGCGGATCCGGCCGGATGGCTGTCCGGCGTCACCGCCGCGCTCGAGGCGATCCTGGCCGACCTGCCGTCCGACCGTCCGTGCGCGGCGATCAGCCTCGGCGGCCAGAGCCCGACGACCGTGCCCGCGAACGGCGGGCTCGCGGTGACCTACCGGCACCCGGCGGGCGCCACCGGCACCCCGGCCGAGCAGCACGCGGCGCAGCTGTCGGTGCTGAGCGAGGAGTCCGGGGGAGACGTCGATCCGCTCCAGGTCTACGACTGGCTGAGCGTGCGGCTGGGCGCCGACCCGGTTCAGTCGCGCTGGCCGGGTGATCCGGAGCTTCCCGGGTACGGCCCGGTCGTTCCGACCGGGACGCCGATCGGGCGCACCAGCGGCTCGCACGGCCTGCCTGCGGGCATTCCGCTGGTGGCCGGCGCCCAGGACGCGTACCTGGCGTTCTGGGCTGGCGCGATGGACCGTCCGGGGCGCGGGATGGACCCGGGCGGACGCACCGGTGGGCTCGCGGTCGTGGTCGCGGACGGACAGCGGCTACCCGGGATGTACACGCTGACCAGCGCGGTGACCGGTTTGGACATCCTCGGCGGACCGGTCAGCGGCCACGGGCTGATGCTGGAATGGCTCCGGACGATCACCGGGTGCGGTATCCCCGAGCTGATCGAGCTGGCGTCGACCGTGCCCGCGGGTGCGGACGGCGTCCTCGTGCTGCCGTACCTGGAGGGCGCGCGGGCGCCACGGTGGAACCGGCAGCTGCGCGCCGAGATCGTCGGGCTGGGCTCGGACGCGGGGCGTCCGCAGCTGGCCCGCGCGGTGCTGGAGGCGACCGCGTACGGGCTCGCGCACGTCGCCGAGGGGCTGGCCGCCGGTGGGGTGACGCTGACGACGCTCGTCGCGGCCGGGTCACCGGCGCGCAGCCCACTCTGGAACCTGATCAAGGCCTCGGTGCTGGAGGTGCCGGTCGAGGTGCCGGACGAGACCGACCTGGCCGCGTACGGCGCGGCGCTGAGCGCGGGCGCCGGCGCCGGCTGGTGGCCGGGGCCCGGTGCGAGCGCCACCCACACCTGGCCCCGCCCCACGGTCACCATCGTCGACCCCGAACCCCAACCCGCGTACCAAGAGGGTTACCAGCGCTTCCTAGAACTCGGGGCGACGTCGGAATCCCGGAAGTGA
- a CDS encoding amidase, whose protein sequence is MAAPDAAAREFAERLHAAPIPRGTEPAAVFTAVPAVSGRPAAVRDLADRIDPAGPRAAVRERAGGTVEVTALPSVREENVQTLAGAAEALRRGEVRSAELVDAALAAGDKADAELGIFLSRFADAARAAAQRVDRQLEAGNDVGPLAGLPLGVKDLLTTLDGPTSAGSLVAPADDRRDATAVARLRAAGGIVVGKTLTSEYGVGSPDVRKPLPVPRNPWDPARWTGGSSAGNAAGLIADAFLGALGTDSGGSIRMPSAFCGVTGLKPTYGRVSRVGGLPMGWSTDHVGPMATTARDCALLLEVIAGLDPADPSTADVPVPRYTDALTGDLTRVRIGVDRLDRVAAGVADPALGPVFAAALDVLVAAGADLVEVELPLYPEMAAASIVITLSEALAYHRADFATRAADFFANTLATIGIAEAFSAADYVQAQRVRRAGQDAVAALFEDVDLVVTPTAAIAATSYDRLDSFFESGEFFAVYAPYWNVVGNPALSVPMGFTADRLPLGLQVIGAAFDESLVLRAGDAFQRRTGWHGTRPTWGA, encoded by the coding sequence ATGGCGGCGCCGGACGCGGCAGCGCGGGAGTTCGCGGAGCGGCTGCACGCCGCTCCGATCCCGCGCGGCACCGAGCCCGCAGCGGTGTTCACCGCCGTTCCGGCGGTCTCGGGTCGGCCGGCGGCGGTCCGTGACCTCGCCGATCGGATCGACCCCGCTGGTCCCCGTGCGGCGGTGCGGGAGCGGGCGGGCGGCACGGTGGAGGTGACCGCGCTGCCTAGCGTCCGCGAAGAGAACGTGCAGACGCTCGCGGGCGCGGCGGAAGCGTTGCGGCGGGGCGAGGTGCGCAGCGCCGAGCTGGTGGATGCGGCGCTGGCGGCCGGCGACAAGGCCGACGCCGAACTCGGGATCTTCCTGTCCCGGTTCGCCGACGCCGCCCGCGCCGCCGCGCAGCGGGTCGATCGGCAGCTGGAAGCCGGAAACGACGTCGGACCGCTCGCCGGCCTCCCGCTCGGCGTCAAAGACCTCCTGACGACGCTGGACGGCCCCACGAGCGCGGGGAGCCTGGTGGCTCCGGCCGACGATCGGCGGGACGCGACCGCGGTGGCTCGGCTGCGGGCCGCCGGGGGGATCGTGGTCGGGAAGACCCTCACTTCGGAGTACGGTGTCGGCTCTCCGGACGTGCGTAAGCCGCTTCCCGTCCCGCGCAACCCGTGGGACCCCGCCCGCTGGACCGGCGGCTCCAGCGCGGGCAACGCCGCCGGTCTGATCGCCGACGCGTTCCTCGGTGCGCTGGGCACCGACTCGGGCGGCAGCATCCGGATGCCGTCGGCGTTCTGCGGCGTCACCGGCCTCAAACCGACGTACGGACGCGTGTCCCGGGTGGGTGGGCTGCCGATGGGCTGGTCCACCGACCACGTCGGACCGATGGCCACCACCGCCCGCGATTGCGCGCTGCTGCTGGAGGTCATCGCCGGCCTCGATCCGGCCGACCCGAGCACCGCTGACGTGCCGGTACCGCGGTACACCGACGCGCTGACCGGTGACCTCACGCGCGTCCGCATCGGCGTCGACCGGCTGGACCGGGTCGCGGCCGGGGTCGCCGACCCGGCGCTCGGTCCGGTGTTCGCGGCCGCGCTCGACGTGCTCGTCGCGGCCGGAGCCGACCTGGTCGAGGTCGAGCTGCCGCTCTACCCGGAGATGGCCGCGGCCTCGATCGTGATCACGCTGAGCGAGGCGCTCGCGTACCACCGGGCCGACTTCGCCACCCGCGCCGCCGACTTCTTCGCGAACACGCTGGCCACGATCGGCATCGCGGAGGCGTTCAGCGCGGCCGACTACGTGCAGGCCCAGCGCGTCCGGCGGGCCGGTCAGGACGCGGTGGCGGCCCTGTTCGAGGACGTCGATCTGGTCGTGACGCCGACCGCGGCGATCGCCGCCACGTCGTACGACCGGCTGGATTCGTTCTTCGAGAGCGGCGAGTTCTTCGCCGTCTACGCGCCGTACTGGAACGTGGTCGGCAACCCGGCGCTCTCGGTGCCGATGGGCTTCACCGCGGACCGCCTGCCGCTCGGCCTGCAGGTCATCGGTGCGGCGTTCGACGAGAGCCTGGTGCTGCGCGCGGGGGACGCGTTTCAGCGCCGCACCGGGTGGCACGGAACCCGACCCACCTGGGGGGCCTGA
- a CDS encoding ABC transporter permease, protein MIGTEEITTIVASSLRLTAPLAFAACGEYLAERAGTQNISVEGMMLGGAFGSVAVASATGSATTGLLAGAIVGLVVGFIHGNLSHRVQINTFVVGLVLNALVLGLTSFLIAISEFDSNQVAQLSIPGLRDIPIVGPLFEQRWPMYLLLLLIPLTWWLVERSRWGLNLRAIADNPQAADVTGLKVNKLRRQALLYCGLLSGLGGAYLATAEVGSFNMNMTAGRGFIVIAAVIFGAWRLKGTLIGCLVFGFADALRLALPALGFELNSQLLVAAPYLMALLAMMMFASKSREPRALGKPFVRGIT, encoded by the coding sequence GTGATCGGGACCGAAGAGATCACCACGATCGTCGCCAGCTCGCTCCGGCTGACCGCCCCGCTGGCGTTCGCCGCCTGCGGTGAATACCTGGCCGAGCGGGCCGGGACGCAGAACATCTCGGTCGAGGGCATGATGCTCGGTGGCGCGTTCGGGTCGGTGGCCGTGGCCAGCGCGACCGGCAGCGCGACCACCGGGCTGCTGGCCGGCGCGATCGTCGGGCTGGTGGTCGGTTTCATCCACGGCAACCTGTCCCACCGCGTCCAGATCAACACGTTCGTCGTCGGTCTGGTGCTGAACGCGCTGGTCCTCGGGCTGACGAGCTTCCTGATCGCGATCTCCGAGTTCGACAGCAACCAGGTCGCGCAGCTGAGCATCCCCGGGCTGCGGGACATCCCCATCGTCGGACCGCTGTTCGAGCAGCGCTGGCCGATGTACCTGCTGCTGTTGCTGATACCGCTGACCTGGTGGCTGGTCGAGCGCAGCCGGTGGGGGCTCAACCTCCGCGCGATCGCCGACAACCCCCAGGCCGCCGACGTCACCGGTCTGAAGGTCAACAAGCTGCGGCGGCAGGCGCTGCTCTACTGCGGTCTGCTGTCCGGGCTCGGTGGCGCCTACCTGGCCACCGCCGAGGTCGGCTCGTTCAACATGAACATGACCGCGGGCCGCGGCTTCATCGTCATCGCGGCGGTCATCTTCGGCGCCTGGCGTCTCAAGGGGACGCTGATCGGCTGCCTGGTGTTCGGGTTCGCCGACGCGCTGCGGCTGGCGCTGCCCGCGCTCGGGTTCGAGCTGAACTCGCAGTTGCTGGTCGCCGCGCCGTACCTGATGGCGCTGCTGGCGATGATGATGTTCGCGAGCAAGAGCCGGGAGCCGCGTGCGCTCGGCAAGCCGTTCGTCCGCGGGATCACCTGA
- a CDS encoding ABC transporter permease → MSTKRSLPNIAELMRPSERSIQVTLITIVAVSVAVIASMFLVAATGGSPGDAAEALYTGSIADTAAWSETLKAATPLLLVALGACISNRAGVFNIGQEGQLLLGAGVAAYVALHLALPGFLVMVISLLAGAAAGGLWSGASAVMHYTRNVNIVVSTLLMSFLAIQVVSFAVTVPWLLQAPRASADSIASSESAQLPPEVRIPGFGEYPALEIGGGLIVSIVCTIVLAVLLARSRWGFRLNMLGLNPLAARHAGVRAPWLGGFALALSGAFAGLAGAVILSGQVFRLQPALSNNFGWDGLLVALIARSRPLAAIPVALLFGALRSGSSFLASTGVPNYLVDIVQALLVLAFVVPPVVARVRSRGRAEATKPPTEPVPAANTEPEKVTA, encoded by the coding sequence ATGAGCACGAAGAGGTCCCTCCCGAACATCGCGGAGCTGATGCGGCCGAGCGAGCGGTCGATCCAGGTCACGCTGATCACGATCGTCGCCGTCTCGGTCGCGGTGATCGCGTCGATGTTCCTGGTCGCGGCCACCGGCGGGTCGCCGGGCGACGCCGCAGAGGCCCTCTACACCGGCAGCATCGCGGACACCGCGGCCTGGAGCGAGACGCTGAAGGCCGCGACCCCGCTGCTGCTGGTGGCGCTCGGCGCGTGCATCAGCAACCGGGCAGGCGTCTTCAACATCGGTCAGGAAGGCCAGCTGCTGCTCGGCGCCGGTGTGGCCGCGTACGTGGCGCTGCACCTGGCGCTGCCCGGCTTCCTGGTGATGGTGATCAGCCTGCTGGCGGGCGCCGCAGCCGGTGGCCTCTGGTCCGGCGCGAGCGCGGTCATGCATTACACGCGGAACGTCAACATCGTCGTCAGCACGCTGCTGATGTCGTTCCTCGCGATCCAGGTCGTCAGCTTCGCGGTGACCGTCCCGTGGCTCCTGCAGGCGCCGCGTGCCAGCGCGGACAGCATCGCGTCCTCGGAGTCGGCGCAGCTGCCGCCAGAGGTGCGGATCCCGGGCTTCGGGGAGTACCCGGCGCTCGAGATCGGCGGCGGCCTGATCGTGTCGATCGTCTGCACGATCGTGCTCGCCGTGCTGCTCGCCCGCAGCCGCTGGGGTTTCCGGCTCAACATGCTCGGCCTCAACCCGCTGGCCGCGCGGCACGCCGGGGTCCGGGCGCCGTGGCTGGGTGGCTTCGCGCTGGCGCTCTCCGGCGCGTTCGCCGGCCTGGCCGGTGCGGTGATCCTCTCCGGACAGGTCTTCCGCCTGCAGCCCGCGCTGTCGAACAACTTCGGCTGGGACGGTCTGCTGGTCGCACTGATCGCCCGCAGCCGGCCGCTCGCGGCGATCCCCGTCGCGCTGCTGTTCGGGGCGCTGCGCTCCGGGTCGAGCTTCCTCGCCTCGACCGGCGTGCCGAACTACCTGGTGGACATCGTCCAGGCACTGCTGGTGCTCGCGTTCGTGGTCCCGCCAGTGGTGGCGCGGGTGCGGTCCCGTGGCCGGGCTGAGGCCACGAAGCCGCCGACCGAGCCGGTGCCCGCCGCCAACACCGAGCCGGAGAAGGTGACCGCGTGA